One bacterium DNA window includes the following coding sequences:
- a CDS encoding glucosamine-6-phosphate deaminase — MKQYNFNSNLEKVALEKFGKKEKYPFERIKIIEVPNFSLLGKIVALRFIEWLQLNEEGVFSLPTGKTPEYFIEWASYYINNWNKKEIKEELKQWGLSEKKPNLKNYYFVQIDEFYPINSERTNSFNYYIKNFYVKKFSLNPKKIILIDTWKVGCSPYKNLSYIFPDEKVDLSLRYRKPKTELEKLQQKAIYQMDGFAMKYEEKIEQLGGIGFFLGGIGPDGHIGFNIRGSDHNSTTRLLNINYETAAASSTDLGGIEVARGKCVVTIGLKTITQNPTTTAIIMAAGESKAKVVMDAVENPPSILYPATSLQKLAGSRFYLTKGATSFLKGRKIDELENKKLEKEDIEKIIIDISNKEKVKISNLDKNDFEDDIFGKILIKKNINIKKSLIITENDIKRSIKKGTEVIKNTTFLHTSPHHDDIMLGYLPYILHLVRTPSNQHFFATFTSGFTSVTNHYLLRKIQLLEKYLQENLLFTLLKEKDYFQPENINARNRDVFQYLDGIAANSKEMIEEGESRRMLRNIVEITGKLDLEEIKRKIKKYKIYLINSYPGKKDIPEIQTLKGMVREWEEELLWSHLGFNCNHIFHLRLPFYTGDIFTPEPEFPQDVKPVINLLEKLNPDIITVALDPEGTGPDTHYKVLQVVYQATKYYKEKYNKNFKIWGYRNIWFKFHPSECNIFVPVSMNSLAIMKMAFDICFGSQKEASFPSYEYDGPFSELSQEIMVNQYSKIKTCLGRDYFYSNKVPRLRATRGFVFIKEMEPEEFFKKAIELKRIMGF; from the coding sequence ATGAAGCAATATAATTTTAATTCAAATTTAGAAAAAGTTGCATTAGAAAAATTTGGTAAAAAAGAAAAATACCCATTTGAAAGAATTAAAATAATTGAAGTCCCAAATTTCTCATTATTGGGAAAAATTGTTGCATTAAGATTTATTGAGTGGCTACAATTAAATGAAGAAGGAGTTTTTTCTCTCCCCACAGGAAAAACACCTGAATATTTTATTGAATGGGCATCATATTACATAAATAACTGGAATAAAAAAGAGATAAAAGAAGAATTAAAGCAGTGGGGACTTTCTGAAAAAAAACCAAACTTAAAAAATTATTATTTTGTTCAAATTGATGAGTTCTATCCAATAAATTCTGAAAGAACAAATAGTTTCAATTATTATATAAAAAATTTCTATGTTAAAAAATTTTCTTTAAATCCAAAAAAAATAATCCTTATTGATACATGGAAAGTTGGTTGCTCTCCATATAAAAACTTATCATATATATTCCCGGATGAAAAAGTTGACCTTTCTTTAAGATATAGAAAACCAAAAACAGAACTTGAAAAACTACAACAAAAAGCAATATACCAGATGGATGGATTTGCTATGAAATATGAGGAGAAAATAGAGCAACTTGGTGGAATTGGATTTTTTCTTGGTGGAATTGGTCCTGATGGTCATATTGGTTTTAATATAAGAGGTTCTGACCATAATTCAACAACTCGTCTCTTAAACATAAATTATGAAACCGCAGCAGCAAGTTCTACCGACCTTGGAGGAATTGAAGTTGCGAGGGGAAAATGTGTAGTTACAATTGGACTAAAAACAATAACTCAAAATCCAACTACAACAGCAATAATAATGGCAGCGGGTGAAAGTAAAGCAAAAGTCGTAATGGATGCAGTGGAAAATCCACCTTCAATTTTATATCCTGCAACTTCCTTACAGAAACTGGCAGGAAGTAGATTTTATTTAACAAAAGGCGCTACATCTTTTTTAAAAGGAAGAAAAATTGATGAACTTGAAAATAAAAAATTAGAAAAAGAAGATATTGAAAAAATCATAATTGATATATCCAATAAAGAAAAAGTAAAAATTAGTAATTTAGATAAAAATGATTTTGAAGATGATATTTTCGGGAAAATTTTAATTAAGAAAAATATAAATATAAAAAAATCTTTAATTATAACTGAAAATGATATAAAAAGAAGCATAAAAAAGGGAACAGAAGTAATCAAAAATACAACATTTCTTCATACTTCCCCACATCATGATGATATAATGCTTGGATATCTTCCTTATATACTTCATCTTGTCCGAACTCCTTCAAATCAACATTTTTTTGCTACATTTACAAGTGGTTTTACTTCTGTTACAAATCATTATCTTTTGAGAAAAATTCAATTACTTGAAAAATATTTACAGGAAAATTTACTTTTTACTCTTTTAAAAGAGAAGGACTATTTTCAACCAGAAAATATAAATGCAAGAAATAGAGATGTATTTCAATATTTAGATGGAATAGCAGCAAATAGTAAAGAAATGATTGAAGAAGGTGAAAGCAGAAGGATGTTAAGAAATATTGTAGAAATAACAGGAAAATTGGATTTAGAAGAAATAAAAAGAAAAATAAAAAAATATAAAATATATTTAATAAATTCATATCCAGGCAAAAAAGATATTCCTGAAATACAGACATTAAAAGGAATGGTAAGAGAATGGGAAGAAGAACTTTTGTGGTCCCATTTAGGTTTTAACTGCAACCATATTTTTCATCTTCGTCTTCCATTTTATACAGGTGATATATTTACTCCTGAACCAGAATTCCCACAGGATGTAAAGCCGGTTATTAACCTATTAGAAAAATTAAATCCAGATATAATTACAGTTGCTTTAGACCCTGAAGGGACAGGTCCTGACACGCATTATAAGGTCTTACAGGTTGTTTATCAGGCAACAAAATATTATAAAGAAAAATATAACAAGAATTTTAAAATATGGGGTTATAGAAATATATGGTTTAAGTTTCATCCTTCTGAATGTAATATCTTTGTTCCTGTTTCTATGAACTCACTTGCTATTATGAAAATGGCTTTTGATATATGTTTTGGTTCACAAAAAGAAGCATCTTTCCCATCTTATGAATATGATGGTCCTTTTTCTGAACTTTCTCAGGAAATCATGGTAAATCAATACTCAAAAATAAAAACATGTCTTGGTAGGGATTATTTTTATTCAAACAAAGTTCCACGCCTAAGA
- the hisB gene encoding imidazoleglycerol-phosphate dehydratase HisB — protein sequence MRKGKIIRKTKETDILIEINLDGNGNYEVKTDIGFLSHMLELFSKFSGIDSKIKAKGDIEVDTHHLVEDVGICLGESIKQALGDKKGIRRFGFSSMPMDETLVNISVDISGRPFLVFNVPDIRKKESVLEIEDIKEFFNGFVNHSGITLHINFVYGKNLHHINEAIFKGVALSLKEAMKKEGKSTPSTKGRID from the coding sequence ATGAGAAAAGGGAAAATTATAAGAAAAACAAAAGAGACAGATATATTAATAGAAATAAATTTAGATGGCAATGGAAATTATGAAGTAAAAACAGATATTGGATTTTTATCTCATATGTTAGAATTATTTTCAAAATTTTCAGGAATAGATAGCAAAATAAAGGCAAAAGGAGATATTGAAGTTGATACTCATCACCTTGTTGAAGATGTTGGAATATGTTTAGGAGAAAGTATAAAACAAGCATTGGGAGATAAAAAGGGAATTAGAAGATTTGGGTTTTCTTCAATGCCAATGGATGAAACACTAGTGAATATATCAGTTGACATTTCAGGTAGACCTTTTCTTGTTTTTAATGTTCCTGATATTAGAAAAAAAGAGAGTGTTTTAGAAATTGAAGATATAAAGGAATTTTTCAATGGTTTTGTAAATCATTCAGGTATTACCCTTCATATAAATTTTGTTTATGGTAAAAATCTTCACCACATAAATGAAGCAATTTTTAAAGGCGTTGCCTTATCTTTAAAAGAAGCAATGAAAAAAGAAGGCAAAAGCACCCCATCTACAAAAGGAAGAATTGATTAA
- a CDS encoding flavoprotein has translation MEKNIIIGVCGSISAYKSCEIVREFKKRNWEVKVIMTEKATKFISPLTLEVLSKNQVYVDMFDRKNYKQDHISLSEFADIILVAPATANIIGKIASGISDDLLTCTIFAFSGTVIFAPGMNDNMWKNKIVEENVQKLKKYGYKFIGPEKGELASGKVGIGRLAEIKKIIEITENEFKKQNNINEAI, from the coding sequence ATGGAAAAAAATATAATTATTGGTGTTTGTGGTTCAATTTCTGCTTACAAAAGTTGTGAAATTGTAAGGGAATTTAAAAAAAGAAATTGGGAAGTTAAGGTAATTATGACAGAAAAAGCAACAAAATTCATTTCTCCATTAACTCTTGAAGTCCTTTCTAAAAATCAGGTCTATGTTGATATGTTTGACAGAAAAAATTATAAACAAGACCATATTTCTTTAAGCGAATTTGCAGATATTATTCTTGTTGCCCCTGCAACTGCAAATATAATTGGTAAAATTGCATCAGGTATATCTGATGACCTTCTTACCTGTACTATTTTTGCTTTTTCAGGTACTGTTATATTTGCACCTGGTATGAATGATAATATGTGGAAAAACAAAATTGTTGAAGAAAATGTTCAGAAATTAAAAAAGTATGGATATAAATTTATTGGTCCTGAAAAAGGAGAACTTGCTTCTGGGAAAGTTGGAATTGGACGACTTGCAGAAATAAAAAAAATAATTGAAATAACCGAAAATGAGTTTAAAAAACAAAATAATATAAATGAAGCAATATAA